A region of the Roseobacter denitrificans OCh 114 genome:
CGCAAGAACGGAACGCGCATCTGCCATGCTAAAGGCTCATATGTTCAGTGTTGAACACCCCGGGCAAAAGCGCACCCACGGTCGTTTTCTGTTCAATACCGGATGTCGTGGCCATCGTCACAGGCACATCGGCCCCGGCAAATTCCGCAAGTTTTTGCCGACAGCCGCCACAGGGGCTGACCGGCATGGGCGATCCGGCGATCACATAGGCTTCGGTGATCACCGTCTCCCCCGCTGCCACCATGGCCGCGATTGCACCCGCTTCGGCGCAGGTGCCTTCCGGGTAGGCCACGTTTTCCACGTTGCAGCCCACGTAGACCGCGCCGGATGCACCGCGCAAAGCCGCCCCGACCTTGAAATTGGAATAGGGAACATGGGCATTTTCCCGCACGGCTGTTGCTGCATCTTTCAGGGACATTCGCGCCTCATCAATTCATACCACTCAATCATAGCGTGTCTGCCCGCGCATCATATTGCAAGGGGCCGCAGGGATATTTCAGCGCGCCACGACTTTCGTGTCAAATGCACCGGGCAATGAGACTTCCAAAAGCTCCAGATCGGGCGAAGCATCGCTGAGGCGGTAGGCCATCCGCGGCGGGATCACAAACGCATCCCCTGCCGTCAGCAAAGACGCATCGCGCCCGTCGCCCTGCAATGTCACCTGCCCCTCCATCACAAAGGTGAAGAGGATATCGCTGTTGTGTTCTGTCCAGACCGCGTTGCCCTCACCGGGGCGCACCACATGCACACCGGCCACATCATTGGTATGTTCGGCAATGGTGGTGTCCCGGCTTTGAAACCCCGGAATCCGAAAGGGCGCCCATGTTGCCTGCTCGGCGCGGTGGTGCACAAACCGCTGCCCGTCAAACACACGGTCCGGGTTGGCCGGGCCGTTGGGCAGCGTCATGTCGTGGTCTATGGTCGTGACATGTTCCGCCGGGACGCCGATTTCGATCACCTCGATATTGTCGGAGGCATAAAGCACCCTGTGGCGGATTTGCGGCGGCTGGATCACGCAGTTGCCCGCATGCAAACGGAAAGGCTCGCCCTGATCCTCGTAGACCAGATCAACCCAGCCCCGATAACAAAAGATCAGCTGAAAACCGACCGTGTGATAATGCACCATATCCGGCACCGGCCCGCCGTCGGGGATGCGGATATGACTGGCGATGATCGACCCGCCGAGGCGGTCCGGGATCAGATCACGGTACTGCATGCCAGCACGCCCGATGATCCACGGGGCCTGATCCGCAAGCCTGCGCACTACGAAACGATGCACCGTTTCCGGCAGGATCAGCGGATCGTTCAGCGCTGCAATCTCGATCCTCGTGCCGTTCGGGGCCATCAGCACCGTCTGTCCATCTGCGAAACCGTGTGGATCATCCGTGAGAATGCGCAATGTCCCTGCGGGTTCGGATGCGCCCTTTTCGATACGGACGCGCAGCCCATGGCCGGAAAAAACCGCCACTGACGGGTCATCAGCGGGATAAATCATATCCATCCGCATCCGCAGCACCTTGGTGAAAAACGGGATGTCGTGACGCAATTCTTGCGTCGGCAATCGCACCTCTGCCTGAATGGTGCTCATGCCTTGCGCCCTCGCCAGCACGCGGCGATGGCCAGAATGGCACAGACGGGAATGAAGGCTTCGCCGACCTCTTCGATCAGGGCAGCCGTCGCGTCCAAATCTTGCGTAATGACGATCCCGAAATCCAACAGTTTACGCCCCAGCCCATCAATAGACTTCGTACCGACAACCAAAGCACAGGCGAGCACCGCAAACCACGGCCACAGCGCACCGTCGCGCAAGGCACGCAAACCCGCAAAGCCGCCGCGCCACGCCGTGCGCAGGATGACATAGATCACAAAGAGCGCCACGGCCCCCGCGACCAGCTTTGTCCCGAGCGGCGTGTCACCACTGTAAAGGCGCAGGGACAGGATGCCCGAGTCGGTAAACGCCTTGTCAAAATCCAACTCCCTGGCCGCGAAAAGCGCCATCAGAGCGGGCACATGAAACAGGCGCGGCCAATCAGATACCGGCGCCTTGAGAAAGAATACCACCACCGCGCAGATATACAGAACCGCAGAGGCCGTTTCCAGACCGCCACCCTCTCGCTTGAAGCTCTCACCTTGGGCAAAGAACAACAGATCTACGCCCACGAAGGCCGCAAGCAAACCGAGGCTGAGCACAGCGGCGCTGGTCAGTCCGGGCCACCTTTCTGGAGTGGCTCTCTTGCTTGCCTGATCTGTCATTCGATACCGCATCGCTTTTAGGGTCGATTTTGTTGGCACGATCATTAAGCTTGCCGAAGGTCGGTTGTAAACATCTGCTGTACTCCTGCCCTTGGGTCAAGTAATGAACCGTCGGTAGCCATTTTGCAGATAGTTTAGCGTTAAACTACCACGCCCACGGGAGGGAACCTCACATGTCAGACACACCGAACCTGCGCCAGGCCGCGTTGGATTATCATGAACACCCCAAGCCCGGAAAACTGGAAATTCGCGCAACCAAGCCGCTGGCCAACGGGCGCGATCTGGCACGGGCCTATTCGCCCGGTGTGGCCGAAGCCTGCATTGAAATCCAAAAGGACCCTGCCACCGCTGCACGCTATACCTCCCGCGCGAACCTTGTGGCGGTAGTTACCAACGGCACGGCGGTCCTGGGTCTTGGCAACATCGGCGCGCTGGCCTCAAAGCCGGTCATGGAAGGCAAAGCGGTGCTGTTCAAGAAATTTGCCAGCATCGACTGTTTTGACATCGAGGTGGACCAGTCGGACCCGGAAAAGCTGGCGGACATCGTCTGCGCGCTGGAACCCACCTTCGGCGCGATCAACCTCGAAGACATCAAGGCCCCTGATTGTTTCACCGTTGAACGGATTTGCCGCGAGCGGATGAAAATCCCGGTCTTTCATGACGATCAGCACGGGACGGCCATCGTTGTCGGTGCGGCTGCAAAGAATGCTCTTTTTGTGGCGGGCAAGCGCTTTGAAGACATCAAGATCGTCTCAACCGGTGGCGGTGCTGCGGGCATCGCCTGCTTGAACATGTTGCTGAAACTGGGGGTAAAACGCGAGAACGTCTGGCTCTGCGATATTCATGGCCTTGTGTATGAGGGCCGCGAAGTCGACATGAACCCGATCAAATCCGAGTTTGCGCAGCGCTCTGATCTGCGCACGCTCGACGACGTGATTGATGGCGCCGACCTGTTTCTGGGGCTGTCCGGGCCGGGGGTTCTGAAACCTGAAATGGTTCAGCGTATGGCGAAAAAACCCATCGTTTTTGCGCTTGCGAACCCGACACCGGAGATCCTGCCCAGTGAGGTGCGCTCCGTAGCGCCGGATGCGATCATCGCGACAGGGCGCTCCGACTTTCCAAATCAGGTCAACAATGTCCTGTGCTTTCCATTTATTTTCCGCGGCGCATTGGACGTCGGGGCCACCACGATCAACGATGAAATGCAACTGGCCTGCATTGAAGGTATCGCAGAACTCGCCCGCGCGACCACGTCGGCTGAGGCGGCGGCAGCCTATCAGGGCGAAGCGATGACATTCGGCAGCGAATATCTGATTCCGAAACCCTTTGATCCGCGCCTTGTGGCGGTCGTGTCCTCGGCGGTTGCCAAGGCCGCGATGGACACAGGCGTAGCCAGCCGCCCGATTGACGACCTTGGTGCATATCGCGAAAAACTCAAAGGGTCGGTGTTCAAATCGGCTTTGCTTATGCGCCCGGTGTTTCAGGCGGCAAGGCAGTCCCCGCGCCGCATCGTTTTTGCCGAAGGCGAAGACGAAAGGGTGCTGCGCGCCAGTCAGGCCATGCTGGAGGAAACCAACGAGCGTCCTATCCTCATCGGGCGTCCCGAGGTCATCGAAATGCGCATTGAAAAGGCGGGGCTGACGATCCAGCTTGGTCGCGACGTCGATCTGGTGAACCCGGAAAATGACCCGCGTTATCGCGACTACTGGGAAAGCTATCACGAATTGCGCGCGCAGCGGTGTAACACCAGACCTTGCGCGGGCCATCATGCGCACCAACACGACGGCCATCGGTGCGGTTATGGTCCACCGGGAAGAGGCCGACAGCATGATATGCGGTACTTTTGGCGAATTCAGCTGGCATCTCAATTACATCACCCAGATTCTGGGCAGAAAGAACCTACACCCCGTCGGCGCGCTTTCGATGATGATCCTCGAAGACGGGCCGCTGTTCATCGCGGACACGCAGGTGCACCTTCATCCCACCCACGAAGAAATCGCCGAAATCGCCATCGGGGCTGCACGCCATGTGCGTCGTTTCGGCGTTGAGCCAAAGATTGCCTTTTGCTCGCAATCACAGTTCGGCAACAAGGGCGAAGGCACCGGCGGGCGGCTGCGCGGTGCCATTGCGTTGCTCGACCGCGGCAACCATGACTTCTGCTATGAGGGCGAGATGAACATCGACACAGCGCTCGACGCAGAGCTGCGCGCGCGCATCCTGCCCGGCAATCGCATGGAGGGGGCCGCGAATGTGCTGATCTTTGCCCATGCCGATGCTGCCTCGGGCGTGCGCAACATCCTGAAAATGAAAGGCGGCGGGCTTGAGGTCGGGCCGATCTTGATGGGCATGGGCAACAAGGCGCATATCGTATCGCCCTCGATTACGGCACGCGGGCTGCTGAACGTCTCCGCCATCGCGGGCACGCCGGTCGCTCAATATGGATGACCTTTGATCAATTCCACGTAATGAGCGGTGAAATAGCCTTTCCAAGTTTAACCCATGTCCCACGTATTGATCAGCGACGAAAGGAAGATGCGTGAAAAGGAAAATTCTCATGACGGCAGTCGGCGTGATGCTGAGCGCCTGCACGACTGTCATAGACGAACGCATAACAACTGGCGTTTATCAGGGCGAGGAATACGAAATCCGTACGCGCACCCTGCAAGGGCGCGATGGCCCGTTCGAGCACTCGAGCGCCGTTTTCAAAGGGGCCACTCTGGTTTGCCGTATTGACAGTCCCGGTGACTGTGAAAAAGCTGCACAACACCTCATAAATGGTTATGATGATCGCGGCTTTAACCGCTGACAACGGCTTGGAGCGACAAATGAAACCGTACGTGTGACACGTCACCGCGCGCAGCAATACAAGGAGAGACGTATCATGCAAACATGGAAGTGGGTGTTGGTTGCTGTAGTGGTTCTGGGAGGCTGCGCCGAGGTTATCGAGGAAAGCTACGGTAGCATTGTAGTGGACGGGCAGACCTATGAAGTGCGTAATCGTGTGATGGACGGCCGCAACGGAACCTATACGCACACGAGCGTCATTGTCCGAAATGCGCCGCAAACCTGCCTGCCAGATAGTCCGGGCGATTGCCGTGCCGCTGTAAAGAATGCGCTGAGCAACAACGGCCGTCGCTAACCTTTCAAAGCAAGACAGATACATGTTCCGCCAAGGCTTGCCCTCGCTTTAACGTGGGCGTAACCATAAGCAATTGCCAAGCTTAGGGGTGCCAGAAATGACATATAAAGACGTTTACCGGGCAAGTCTGGAAGATCCGGAACGCTTTTGGATGCAGGCAGCGGAAGCGATAGACTGGGACCGCAAACCCTCCAAAGCGCTGTTTGACCGCGGCGAACATATCTATGAGTGGTACGCGGACGGGCTCGTCAACGGCTGTTACAACGCGGTTGACCGTCACGTGACCGCCGGGCGCGGTGGGCAGGCGGCGATCATATACGACAGCCCCGTTACAGGGACGAAATCTACGCTCAGCTATGCCGATCTGCAAACCAAGGTGGCGTCCTTGGCCGGTGCGATGGTTGCCCAAGGTGTTGGCAAGGGCGACCGGGTCATCATCTACATGCCGATGATCCCCGAAGCGCTGGAGGCGATGCTGGCCTGTGCGCGCATCGGTGCGGTGCATTCTGTCGTCTTTGGCGGCTTTGCCGCGAACGAGTTGGCCGTGCGCATTGATGATTGCCAGCCCAAGGCGATACTGGCTGCCTCTTGCGGGTTGGAACCGGGGCGCGTGGTCCATTACAAACCGCTGCTGGATGGGGCCATCGAACTGGCCGACCATAAACCTGACTTTTGCCTGATCCTGCAACGGGAACAGGAAATGGCCGAGTTGACCCCCGGTCGTGATCTTGACTGGCACGACGCCCAAAACGGTGTGCCGCCCGCCGACTGTGTCCCGGTCGAGGGCAACCACCCGGCTTATATCCTCTATACGTCCGGCACGACGGGCGCGCCCAAAGGTGTGGTCAGACCGACCGGCGGTCATCTGGTCGCGCTGAATTGGACGATGAAAAACATCTATGACGTGGACCCCGGGGATGTCTTCTGGGCGGC
Encoded here:
- a CDS encoding cytidine deaminase is translated as MSLKDAATAVRENAHVPYSNFKVGAALRGASGAVYVGCNVENVAYPEGTCAEAGAIAAMVAAGETVITEAYVIAGSPMPVSPCGGCRQKLAEFAGADVPVTMATTSGIEQKTTVGALLPGVFNTEHMSL
- a CDS encoding cupin domain-containing protein; this translates as MSTIQAEVRLPTQELRHDIPFFTKVLRMRMDMIYPADDPSVAVFSGHGLRVRIEKGASEPAGTLRILTDDPHGFADGQTVLMAPNGTRIEIAALNDPLILPETVHRFVVRRLADQAPWIIGRAGMQYRDLIPDRLGGSIIASHIRIPDGGPVPDMVHYHTVGFQLIFCYRGWVDLVYEDQGEPFRLHAGNCVIQPPQIRHRVLYASDNIEVIEIGVPAEHVTTIDHDMTLPNGPANPDRVFDGQRFVHHRAEQATWAPFRIPGFQSRDTTIAEHTNDVAGVHVVRPGEGNAVWTEHNSDILFTFVMEGQVTLQGDGRDASLLTAGDAFVIPPRMAYRLSDASPDLELLEVSLPGAFDTKVVAR